A single window of Tetrapisispora phaffii CBS 4417 chromosome 16, complete genome DNA harbors:
- the PUF6 gene encoding pumilio-family RNA binding domain-containing protein (similar to Saccharomyces cerevisiae PUF6 (YDR496C); ancestral locus Anc_3.85): MAPVTKKSKENANKRSSNSKASAKPAKKARISVDSSDEDELDNTATEEVSSKEDALDDVISDDDEEEQKEDLEDEDKDDDDKTENNKATGENASSHVEQRKLLKERKMQRKGGSEVQHIKSLWERLRVKTPPMPRPVREKLSNEIWELAKDCISDLVLKHDASRVVQTLVKYSSKERRDQVVNALKGKYYLLATSAYGKYLLVKLLHYGSKQSRQLIIDELHGTLRKLMRHREGAYVVEDLFVLYATNEQRQQMIKEFWGSEYAFFRESHKDLTIEEVCESSTEKRNIIARNLITTITASVEKGSTGFQILHAAMREYVKIASEKEITEFIELLQEQLAELVHTPEGADVACTLIAKANAKERKALIKNLKNHADKLIKNEHGNMVFITLLLTVDDTVLVFKSFGPSIKEIFSELVIDKFGRRPLLYILLGLDGRFFSPILKKELERYIKMSEATSKKPIDTKRAELLNKFAPLFVSSVSKSSAEILTENLGSQFISELLLNDDLYEQLSEKEIKNFNSIIENIMITFKGDIIEEDHPIHRPFSTRLLRGLIQGGKWNNKEKQIIPLSNVEGLGTPFAAKFYDDIIDSSNLLDWINNRDSAFTIVAIYETLSKSKNEGKQFLTDLKSVLKNVEADESNKGAQLLIKLAK, encoded by the coding sequence ATGGCTCCAGTGACAAAAAAATCTAAGGAAAATGCTAACAAACGTTCTTCCAATAGCAAGGCTTCTGCTAAACCAGCTAAGAAGGCTAGAATTTCAGTGGACTCTTCTGATGAGGATGAATTAGACAATACTGCCACGGAAGAAGTCTCATCCAAAGAAGATGCTTTAGATGATGTCATTtctgatgatgatgaagaagaacaaaagGAAGATCTAGAAGATGAAGACAAAGACGACGACGACAAAACTGAGAACAATAAAGCCACCGGTGAAAATGCCAGTTCCCATGTTGAGCAAAGAAAATTGTTAAAGGAAAGAAAGATGCAAAGAAAAGGTGGTTCCGAGGTTCAACATATTAAATCTTTATGGGAAAGATTACGTGTAAAGACTCCACCAATGCCAAGACCTGTGCGTGAAAAACTATCCAACGAAATTTGGGAATTAGCTAAAGATTGTATCAGTGATTTAGTCTTAAAACATGATGCTTCTCGTGTTGTTCAAACTTTAGTCAAGTATTCTTCCAAAGAACGTCGTGACCAAGTTGTCAACGCTTTAAAGGGTAAATACTATTTGTTAGCTACTTCAGCTTAtggtaaatatttacttgttaaattattacattATGGTTCAAAGCAATCAAGACAACTTATCATTGATGAATTGCATGGTACCTTAAGGAAATTGATGAGACATCGTGAAGGTGCTTATGTTGTCGAAGATTTATTTGTATTGTACGCTACTAACGAACAAAGACAACAAATGATCAAAGAATTTTGGGGTTCTGAATATGCTTTTTTCAGAGAGTCCCATAAAGACTTAACTATTGAAGAAGTTTGTGAATCTAGTACTGAAAagagaaatattattgCCAGAAATTTAATTACAACAATTACTGCCTCTGTAGAAAAAGGTTCCACTGGTTTCCAAATTTTACATGCTGCAATGAGAGAATACGTTAAAATTGCAAGTGAGAAAGAAATCActgaattcattgaattattacaagAACAGTTAGCTGAGTTAGTTCACACACCAGAAGGTGCTGATGTTGCATGTACTTTGATTGCTAAAGCTAATGCTAAGGAGAGAAAGGCACTAATCAAAAACTTAAAAAATCATgctgataaattaattaaaaatgaacatGGTAACATGGTTTTTATCACTCTTCTGTTAACAGTTGATGATACCGTTTTGGTATTCAAATCTTTTGGACCATCCATCAAAGAAATATTCTCAGAACTGgtaattgataaatttggaAGAAGACCTTTACTATATATCCTTCTAGGTTTAGATGGCAGATTTTTTTCCccaattttaaagaagGAATTAGaaagatatattaaaatgtcAGAAGCTACTTCCAAGAAGCCTATCGATACTAAAAGAGCTGAGTTACTAAATAAATTTGCTCCATTATTTGTAAGTTCTGTTTCTAAAAGTTCTGCTGAAATTTTAACCGAAAACTTAGGTAGTCAATTTATTTCTGaacttttattaaatgatgatCTATACGAACAATTAAGTGAAAAGGAAATCAAGAATTTCAACAGTAttatagaaaatattatgattACATTTAAAGGTGACataattgaagaagatcATCCAATCCACAGACCATTTTCTACTAGATTATTAAGAGGTTTAATTCAAGGTGGTAAATGGAACAATAAAGAAAAGCAAATAATTCCATTATCAAACGTTGAAGGTTTAGGTACTCCATTCGCTGCGAAATTCTATGATGACATTATTGATTCTTCCAACCTATTGGATTGGATAAACAATAGAGATAGCGCTTTCACTATCGTTGCAATCTATGAAACTTTAAGCAAGAGTAAAAATGAGGGTAAGCAATTTTTAACCGATCTAAAGAGTGTTTTGAAGAATGTCGAAGCAGATGAATCTAATAAAGGTGctcaattattaataaaattagcCAAATAG
- the NDJ1 gene encoding Ndj1p (similar to Saccharomyces cerevisiae NDJ1 (YOL104C); ancestral locus Anc_3.82), producing MDISNEVTAIEDELNEKEHDLGFGGKNKSFRYPDFVCSHNSQRLYIDGSSKFGFVHYFMNNVKIVVKDEISECPDLKSFQIFKDCFFVNQNSNLEKYFDIEVLNKENHKIDDNEGTSMLSDITMTQFNFPDLTNEKPTHVQLFPKVINIRYSSGKKNILRLLINHLNCLKSLFEKKNKQIVANLFLDVKRILQSYVEIVIKDVVIKWMQWLIIIQNKDLTKRSSYRILCKRINSLFWRRYFCMRSSSTDSITSFSNRLHRNFREQNVKERSIIFAVWWDEVNDILLFNNGISMQTSDKSKEENIVVASLGLILEDTDKNQEPENKLLLFVNMAIMECLKQELNRY from the coding sequence ATGGATATTTCTAATGAAGTGACAGCGATTGAGGATGAGTTGAATGAGAAGGAGCATGATTTGGGATTTGGGggtaaaaataaatctttCCGGTATCCTGATTTTGTATGTAGCCACAATTCTCAACGTTTATACATCGATGGTTCTTCGAAGTTTGGGTTTGTACATTATTTTATGAATAATGTTAAGATAGTGGTTAAAGATGAAATATCTGAATGTCCtgatttaaaatcatttcaGATATTTAAAGACTGCTTCTTTGTTaatcaaaattcaaatttagaaaaatacTTTGATATTGAAGTATTGAATAAAGAGAATCACAAAATAGATGATAATGAGGGAACGTCAATGTTAAGTGATATAACAATGACACAATTCAACTTCCCAGATttaacaaatgaaaaaccAACCCACGTTCAACTTTTCCCCAAAGTTATTAACATAAGATATTCTTCCggtaaaaaaaatattctaagATTGCTAATTAACCATCTCAACTGTTTAAAATCACTatttgaaaagaagaataaacaaatagttgcgaatttatttttagatgttaaaagaattttacAATCATACGTTGAAATTGTAATCAAAGATGTGGTAATAAAATGGATGCAATGgttaataataatccaGAATAAGGATTTAACGAAAAGGAGTTCATACAGAATCTTATgtaaaagaattaatagTTTGTTTTGGCGTCGATATTTTTGCATGAGAAGTTCCTCAACAGATTCAATAACTTCATTCAGTAATCGTCTGCATAGAAATTTTCGAGAACAAAATGTTAAAGAAAGATCGATTATATTTGCTGTGTGGTGGGATGAGGTTAACGATATACTATTATTTAACAACGGTATTTCAATGCAAACTAGTGACAAAagtaaagaagaaaatatagtCGTAGCTTCACTGGGCCTGATTTTAGAAGATACAGATAAAAACCAAGAACCAGAgaacaaattattattatttgtcAACATGGCAATCATGGAATGTCTTAAGCAAGAGTTGAATCGATACTAA
- the MZM1 gene encoding Mzm1p (similar to Saccharomyces cerevisiae YDR493W; ancestral locus Anc_3.89) produces the protein MNVNQRALIAYRNGLRATKIAFNNDTRMLISARERMREGMINPNQKLTKVQQIELLEGVSEFLRKNIVQGKKTGVDKDGKDVYHLNIHSEIELGDNDSVKKAENTLKASGSGCCGGSGR, from the coding sequence atgaacGTAAACCAAAGAGCATTAATCGCTTACAGAAATGGCCTCAGAGCCACCAAAATTGCATTCAATAATGATACAAGGATGTTGATCTCTGCTAGAGAAAGGATGCGTGAAGGAATGATTAATCCTAATCAGAAATTAACAAAAGTACAACAAATTGAGTTGCTTGAAGGAGTATCTGAATTTTTAAGGAAAAATATTGTTCAAGGTAAGAAAACGGGTGTTGATAAAGATGGGAAAGACGTTTATCATCTAAACATTCATAGTGAAATAGAGTTAGGAGATAATGACTCTGTTAAAAAAGCAGAAAATACTTTAAAAGCTTCAGGAAGTGGCTGTTGCGGTGGTAGTGGTCGTTGA
- the TPT1 gene encoding tRNA 2'-phosphotransferase (similar to Saccharomyces cerevisiae TPT1 (YOL102C); ancestral locus Anc_3.88), with amino-acid sequence MSEVGKRNVQISKALSYILRHGAVKEKLPIDTNGYIEVELILNHNRLKTHHCTLDELHSIVENNDKKRFHVKKKNGTEYICATQGHSLKSVKPNEEILMKIEDVSHLPEVIVHGTTITSCIAIIESGAIKKLERNHVHLSAGIIGQDLDIISGMRYSSNVYIYINKTEENIKQLSLVKSLNGVILSPKDIPISMIEKIQIKTTRSSNKTDLDKLMKILEVEKYRIPFYECLNVCTLLSKFKCLI; translated from the coding sequence ATGTCAGAGGTGGGTAAGAGAAATGTTCAGATTTCTAAAGCattatcatatattttgaGACATGGTGCAGTCAAAGAGAAATTACCAATAGATACGAATGGGTATATAGAAGTCGAGTTAATATTGAATCACAATAGATTGAAGACACATCACTGCACTTTAGATGAGCTGCATAGTATTGTTGAAAACAATGATAAGAAAAGATTTCACgtcaaaaagaaaaatggtACGGAATATATTTGTGCCACACAAGGACATTCCTTAAAGTCTGTCAAACCTAATGAAGAGATACTGATGAAAATAGAGGATGTTAGTCATCTACCTGAGGTAATCGTCCATGGAACGACCATAACTAGTTGTATTGCCATTATAGAATCCGGTgcaatcaaaaaattagaaagaAACCACGTTCATTTATCTGCAGGTATTATTGGACAAGACTTGGACATTATTAGTGGAATGAGATACTCAAGTAACGTttacatttatattaataaaacagaagaaaatataaagcaATTAAGTTTGGTTAAATCATTGAATGGGGTTATTCTGTCACCTAAAGATATACCAATTTCAATGATCGAAAAAATACAGATTAAGACCACCAGAAGTTCAAATAAAACTGACCTAGacaaattaatgaaaatattagagGTCGAAAAATACCGTATTCCGTTCTATGAATGTCTTAATGTATGTACTTTACTATCTAAGTTTAAATGTTTAATCTAA
- the VPS3 gene encoding CORVET complex subunit VPS3 (similar to Saccharomyces cerevisiae VPS3 (YDR495C); ancestral locus Anc_3.86) — protein sequence MSDENRVNSDVVDKLNDYVDKNPVEEDSESNIEITKNSTHLHSTHEDDEVNVLQENVDEELLPKREETGIEKDSLLENEKNNTIVLEEQDNSKDIESVQDKQETDSKLPFKLTLDDDSFIVHPLIEHIPDELEYTCFESYEQNLYLGTESGDLLHYFEIEKSNYMLVSQTKFNSEFNKPIDKIILLPNIERALLLSNNTLTQFLLPEFAPAPNTENIANISYLLLKSYSTNSNSYKILLFLENEVNEYRITQTSTNLVRRYPWKSISEASLCDKSMMIARSNHYELIQARSKEVTPLFKVSESDEPLKPIISSNNGTGFNVVTGGTSIDSTAMVFKVNKSGEIDSGNLVLDRYPDSVLSKSPYLIVNFNNNEIHIYKEVTNGDSALIQIIKSQSKFNICESFKQFECSNIEEAKKIKSLVTEKLRLVPLEEDNGDIFRINGENSYINSLFKLSTSMLLYGKAGIYLLIQKPGILRFDKYDEKEIENVRGYIGSLRGDLTKYQQIEKEYLTALKILLYTLHNAAIDEKIISKWYQVAELVDIRLLLYLLDMEYYGNLCIFNGLKKFIENLKLLKLIHKVKDKISLITLLNRKLINCSKREEIRDYNNVMKSIEMNLFHLLTENNKEITTDMFIEPILNEILLILQEEPEKYSVLLKKIYLEKHNYTELITLFKNEGNAQEILDLIVTKFSELPKAYTANELIEDLIYIINSLPLNNEIIKKTLSVVEKANFNINDFTDKLTSNVEVKVAVIEHIGAKSEVNKEFLLRYYLANFQKELELNNLWENLGKYASEYTSDLNYYKSSLSDFLLIKLKYDSIFNDFLNYIQQIKLLCKDETVDNSNIRLVLDDIKKIDIGNLLLMLFLMPEFIGISDILISSDELLSMYMLYNDFLNIERYLKVETFLKVFNHYLSFSGTPDGVKTVITFLKRNCNTIVDNNMLVKIFELLPDNFSVMSLFDVLFPIIKKREGIKHKYYLEKALARNELTSYSNTLNHFKCQE from the coding sequence ATGTCTGATGAGAATAGGGTTAACTCCGATGTGgtagataaattaaatgacTACGTAGATAAGAATCCAGTCGAGGAAGATAGTGAATCGAATATAGAAATTACTAAAAATTCTACTCATCTACATTCGACTcatgaagatgatgaagtAAACGTGTTACAAGAAAATGTTGATGAAGAGCTTCTTCCTAAAAGGGAAGAAACTGGCATTGAAAAGGATAGTTTacttgaaaatgaaaagaacAACACAATAGTTCTGGAAGAGCAAGATAATTCAAAGGATATCGAAAGCGTTCAAGATAAACAAGAAACTGATAGTAAGCTTCCTTTCAAATTAACTTTAGATGATGATTCATTTATTGTCCATCCCCTTATCGAACATATACCTGATGAGTTAGAGTACACATGCTTTGAGTCTTATGAACAGAACTTATACCTAGGAACAGAATCTGGTGATTTATTACATTACTTCGAAATAGAAAAAAGTAATTACATGCTTGTATCACAAACCAAATTCAATTCTGAGTTCAATAAGccaattgataaaataatattattaccaaaTATTGAGAGAGCATTGTTACTATCAAACAATACTTTAACGCAATTTCTTCTACCAGAATTTGCTCCAGCACCAAATACAGAAAATATTGCTAACATTTCCtatttacttttaaaatcatattcaactaattctaattcttataaaattttattatttttggaGAATGAGGTCAATGAATATCGAATAACACAAACATCTACCAATCTAGTTAGACGATATCCATGGAAAAGCATATCAGAGGCTTCTTTATGTGATAAATCAATGATGATAGCAAGGTCAAATCACTACGAACTAATTCAAGCAAGGAGCAAAGAGGTAACGCCTCTTTTTAAAGTCAGCGAATCAGATGAACCTCTTAAACCTATAATATCAAGCAACAATGGTACTGGATTTAATGTAGTAACTGGAGGAACATCAATAGATTCAACCGCAATGGTATTTAAAGTCAATAAATCAGGGGAAATTGATAGTGGTAATTTGGTATTAGATCGGTACCCCGATAGTGTTCTATCTAAGAGTCCTTATCTTATAGTGAACTTTAACAACAATGagattcatatatataaagaggTGACTAATGGAGATTCAGCacttattcaaattataaagaGTCAatctaaattcaatatctgCGAAAGCTTTAAGCAATTTGAATGTTCAAATATCGAGGAAGctaaaaaaatcaaatcgTTAGTTACAGAAAAATTACGTTTAGTTCCTCTTGAAGAAGACAACGGCGACATATTCAGAATTAATGGTGAAAATTCATACATCAATAGtctatttaaattatcgACATCAATGCTATTATATGGTAAAGCAGGTATTTACTTGCTAATTCAAAAACCTGGTATTTTAAGATTTGATAAGTATGACgagaaagaaattgaaaatgtgAGAGGATACATAGGTAGTTTAAGAGGAGACCTAACAAAATATCAGCAAATAGAAAAGGAATATCTAACAGCATTGAAGATTCTCTTGTATACATTGCATAATGCTGCTATTGATGAGAAAATTATCTCAAAATGGTATCAAGTCGCTGAGTTGGTTGACATcagattattattatactTATTGGATATGGAATATTATGGTAATCTTTGTATATTCAATGGGTTGAAAAAGTTtatagaaaatttaaaattgttaaaacTAATACACAAAGTTAAAGATAAGATCTCACTGATAACTTTGTTGAATAGGAAACTAATAAACTGCTCGAAACGTGAAGAGATCCGAGATTACAATAATGTGATGAAATCGATtgaaatgaatttattcCATTTATTaactgaaaataataaagaaatcaCTACTGATATGTTTATAGAGCCAATTTTAAACGAGATTTTGCTTATACTTCAAGAAGAACctgaaaaatattctgttttattaaaaaaaatatacttaGAAAAGCATAATTATACTGAACTGATTactttattcaaaaatgaaGGAAATGCACAGGAAATTTTAGATCTGATAGTAACGAAATTTTCAGAACTGCCAAAAGCGTATACAGCCAACGAACTTATTGAAGATTTGATATACattataaattcattaccattaaataatgaaattattaaaaagacTCTTAGTGTGGTTGAAAAGGccaatttcaatataaatgattttacCGATAAATTAACTTCTAATGTCGAAGTAAAAGTTGCTGTCATTGAACATATTGGTGCTAAAAGTGAAGTTAATAAGGAATTTTTATTGAGATATTACCTTGCAAACtttcaaaaagaattagaGCTTAATAATTTATGGGAAAACTTAGGCAAATATGCATCGGAATACACAAGtgatttaaattattataaatcaaGCTTAtctgattttttattaattaagCTAAAATATGATTCcatatttaatgatttcttAAATTATATCCAGCAGATTAAACTTTTATGCAAAGACGAAACAGTTGACAATTCTAACATAAGGTTGGTTTTAGAcgatatcaaaaaaattgacaTAGGGAATTTATTGCTtatgttatttttgatGCCCGAATTTATTGGTATTTCAGacattttaatttcttcagATGAGTTACTGAGTATGTATATGCTGTACAATGATTTCcttaatattgaaagataTCTGAAAGTGGAAACATTTTTAAAGGTCTttaatcattatttatcattttctggAACACCAGATGGGGTTAAGACTGTTATTACTTTTTTGAAGCGAAATTGTAATACTATTGTGGATAATAATATGTTAGTCAAGATATTTGAGTTATTGCCTGACAATTTCTCCGTTATGTCACTTTTCGATGTATTATTTccaattattaaaaaaagagaagGGATTAAACATAAGTATTATTTGGAAAAAGCGTTAGCAAGAAATGAATTAACATCTTATTCCAATACTTTAAATCATTTCAAATGCCAGGAATAA
- the ERG24 gene encoding delta(14)-sterol reductase (similar to Saccharomyces cerevisiae ERG24 (YNL280C); ancestral locus Anc_3.81), producing the protein MQSKLNPKTTEFEFGGTIGAIGISVGLPILTILLNQMIRPDYFIEGFFTNFNFADVWNGIKPISYYLTKADLWTYYLIWYIVLAVFDIILPGRKMQGVELRDGTKLNYKINGVAVSAALILVLAFRYQLTDGDLPELQYLYENQVDLCIITILFSVMLSTYCYVASFIPLWGKNGNNTNEKILALGGNSGNPIYDWFIGRELNPRIGPIDLKMYSELRPGMLLWFLINLSCLHHNYLETAKINDALVLINCLQGFYIFDGVLNEEGVLTMMDITTDGFGFMLAFGDLTLVPFTYSLQARYLSVSPIELGTYRVSFIVTVMALGFWVFRAANQQKSDFRQGKLAHLKSIQTKRGTKLLCDGWWGKSQHMNYFGDWIISLSWCLTTWTQTPLTYYYSAYFMSLLLHRQQRDEQKCRGKYGKDWEEYEKKVPYKIVPYVY; encoded by the coding sequence ATGCAGTCTAAATTAAATCCAAAGACAActgaatttgaatttggtGGCACCATCGGTGCAATTGGTATATCAGTTGGTTTACCAATTTTAACCATCCTATTAAATCAAATGATAAGACCTGactattttattgaagGTTTCTTCactaatttcaattttgcTGATGTCTGGAATGGTATTAAACCAATCAGCTATTATTTAACCAAGGCTGATCTATGGACTTACTATCTTATTTGGTACATTGTTCTAGCAGTTTTCGATATAATTTTACCAGGCAGAAAAATGCAGGGTGTTGAATTAAGAGATGGCACAAAATTAAactataaaattaatggTGTTGCTGTATCGGCAGCTTTAATTTTAGTATTAGCTTTCAGGTATCAGTTAACTGATGGTGACTTGCCagaattacaatatttatatgaaaATCAAGTTGATTTATGTATAATTACAATTTTATTCTCTGTTATGTTATCTACTTATTGTTATGTTGCAAGTTTTATTCCATTATGGGGCAAAAACGGTAACAATACCAATGAAAAGATTTTGGCACTGGGGGGCAATTCTGGTAATCCAATATATGATTGGTTTATTGGTAGAGAGTTGAATCCAAGAATTGGCCcaattgatttaaagaTGTACTCCGAATTAAGACCAGGTATGTTACTATGGTTTTTAATTAACTTATCCTGTTTACATCATAACTATTTGGAAACTGCTAAAATAAACGATGCATTAGTTTTGATAAACTGTCTACAAggtttttatatttttgatggTGTATTAAACGAAGAAGGTGTATTGACCATGATGGATATTACTACCGACGGTTTTGGCTTCATGTTAGCTTTTGGTGATTTAACATTAGTTCCTTTCACTTATTCCTTACAAGCCAGATATCTAAGTGTATCTCCAATAGAATTGGGTACTTACAGAGTATCATTCATTGTTACAGTTATGGCATTAGGATTCTGGGTGTTCCGTGCTGCTAACCAACAGAAATCAGACTTTAGACAAGGTAAATTAGCTCATTTAAAGAGCATTCAAACGAAACGTGGTACCAAGCTATTGTGTGATGGTTGGTGGGGCAAGTCTCAACATATGAATTATTTCGGGGATTGGATCATCTCTTTAAGTTGGTGTTTAACTACATGGACCCAAACTCCACTAACTTACTACTACTCAGCTTATTTCATGTCTTTGTTATTACATCGTCAACAAAGAGATGAGCAAAAATGTAGGGGAAAATATGGTAAGGATTGGGAAGAATATGAAAAGAAGGTTCCTTATAAGATCGTTCCTTACgtttattaa
- the SEC20 gene encoding Sec20p (similar to Saccharomyces cerevisiae SEC20 (YDR498C); ancestral locus Anc_3.83), which produces MSVRLLEGLTELRNALIEKTQELKNTNVDAIELINARFNVPEKNQNKAQNDIENIINIIINYESKLKELIVSLNNEYRGFKINWQKSMTYDYPDELTIVQFNEEYMTGKTKLELQNIIDNLVCNVDWFSEYKKDFKETIKQMNDKNASEIDEKRERIIKSHLIESQNDNLTNNEVNDANTDSRAKMSWTFEDKGVTSKSKLLNTTKKLTNNLIKGNQILQSSVLQSDLNLDELRQQTSSMQIMNDKYLQFEIVFNKTSQLVRRLEKASQQEKRDVYLSLGFLAMCIFWILWRRVFKVPVKIGLWIVFKFFKYILVSIGFVKKVSNTINSDIISDEIINTIASTIVSTTVSNITGTISSDIENNIEQVVDAAMDRILAHDEL; this is translated from the coding sequence atgTCTGTTAGACTACTCGAAGGACTAACTGAATTGAGAAATGCTTTAATCGAAAAGACACaggaattaaaaaatacaaatgtAGACGCGATTGAATTAATCAATGCAAGATTTAACGTTCCTGAaaagaatcaaaataaagcacaaaatgatattgaaaatattattaacataataattaattatgaATCCAAACTAAAGGAGTTGATTgtatcattaaataatgaatatagGGGGTTTAAAATCAACTGGCAAAAGAGTATGACGTACGATTATCCTGATGAATTGACAATCGTACAATTTAACGAAGAATATATGACTggaaaaacaaaattagaGTTACAGAATATTATAGATAACTTAGTATGCAATGTGGATTGGTTTTCTGAGTACAAAAAAGATTTCAAGGAAACGATTAAGCAAAtgaatgataaaaatgcatcagaaattgatgaaaagaGAGAAAGAATCATTAAATCTCATCTGATAGAAAGTCAAAATGACAATCTAACGAATAATGAAGTTAATGATGCTAATACTGATTCAAGAGCAAAAATGTCTTGGActtttgaagataaagGTGTCACATCAAAATCGAAGTTGTTAAATACCACCAAAAAGCTAACCAACAATTTAATTAAGGGTAACCAAATTTTACAATCTAGTGTTTTACAGAGtgatttaaatttagatGAATTAAGACAGCAAACTTCATCAATGCAAATTATGAACGACAAATACTTGCAATTCGAAATAGTCTTCAATAAGACATCACAATTAGTTAGAAGACTAGAAAAAGCTTCACAACAAGAAAAGAGAGATGTGTATCTGTCACTTGGGTTTTTAGCTATGTGTATATTTTGGATACTATGGAGAAGAGTCTTTAAAGTACCTGTTAAGATAGGTTTATGGATagtattcaaatttttcaaatatattctaGTAAGCATAGGTTTTGTTAAAAAGGTGTCCAACACTATAAACAGTGATATTATAAgtgatgaaattattaacacGATAGCATCCACAATAGTTTCAACGACAGTATCAAATATAACAGGCACAATTTCAAGTGAcatagaaaataatattgaacaaGTAGTCGATGCTGCAATGGATAGAATATTGGCACATGACGAATTATGA